One part of the Lapillicoccus jejuensis genome encodes these proteins:
- a CDS encoding cytochrome P450 family protein: MSSAAPTLPASSSEPLRLGDAFVQDPHSVYARLRDEAPVQRVALPSGLEAWLVTRYDDVRAGLADPRLAKDFRRLRAAAGIRPGTGRPLAQDSLSSHMLSADPPDHRRLRTLVNQAFTPRTVERLRPRVEQIAAGLLDALPGHADEDGVVDLLEHYALPLPITVICELLGVPEADRDDVRRWSDDLLSPEDVEAVPQSAGEFAAYLGALVATKRSDPGDDLLSGLATATLGGSGDGDDRLSEDEQVGMAFLLVVAGHETTVNLVGTGALALLRRPELAERVRADEASRGAVVEELLRHDGPVNGATLRFTTEEVEIAGVRLPAGEIVLLSLGSADCDPRRFADPAKVDLERGGAGHLAFGHGIHFCLGAPLARLEGVVALGRLLERYPGITLAAGPDDLRWRRSVLLRGLRELPVRLG, translated from the coding sequence GTGAGCAGCGCCGCCCCCACCCTCCCCGCCTCCTCGAGCGAGCCTCTGCGCCTCGGCGACGCGTTCGTCCAGGACCCGCACAGCGTCTACGCGCGGCTGCGCGACGAGGCGCCGGTGCAGCGGGTCGCGCTGCCGAGCGGGCTCGAGGCGTGGCTGGTGACGCGGTACGACGACGTGCGCGCCGGCCTCGCGGACCCGCGGCTGGCCAAGGACTTCCGCCGGCTGCGCGCCGCCGCCGGCATCCGCCCGGGGACCGGTCGGCCGCTGGCGCAGGACTCGCTGTCGAGCCACATGCTCTCCGCCGACCCGCCCGACCACCGGCGGCTGCGGACGCTGGTCAACCAGGCCTTCACCCCGCGGACCGTCGAGCGGCTGCGGCCGCGCGTCGAGCAGATCGCTGCCGGCCTGCTCGACGCGCTGCCCGGCCACGCCGACGAGGACGGCGTCGTCGACCTGCTCGAGCACTACGCGCTGCCGCTGCCGATCACCGTCATCTGCGAGCTGCTCGGCGTCCCCGAGGCGGACCGCGACGACGTGCGCCGGTGGTCCGACGACCTGCTCAGCCCCGAGGACGTCGAGGCGGTGCCGCAGTCGGCGGGCGAGTTCGCGGCCTACCTGGGCGCGCTCGTCGCCACCAAGCGGTCGGACCCGGGTGACGACCTGCTCTCGGGGCTGGCCACCGCGACGCTGGGCGGGTCGGGCGACGGCGACGACCGGCTGAGCGAGGACGAGCAGGTGGGGATGGCCTTCCTGCTCGTCGTCGCCGGGCACGAGACCACGGTGAACCTCGTCGGGACGGGAGCCCTCGCGCTGCTGCGCCGGCCCGAGCTGGCCGAGCGGGTGCGCGCCGACGAGGCGTCGCGCGGGGCCGTCGTCGAGGAGCTGCTGCGCCACGACGGGCCGGTCAACGGGGCGACGCTGCGGTTCACCACCGAGGAGGTCGAGATCGCCGGGGTCCGCCTGCCCGCGGGCGAGATCGTCCTGCTCTCGCTGGGGTCGGCGGACTGCGACCCGCGTCGCTTCGCCGACCCGGCGAAGGTCGACCTCGAGCGCGGCGGCGCCGGGCACCTCGCCTTCGGTCACGGCATCCACTTCTGCCTCGGCGCGCCGCTGGCCCGCCTCGAGGGCGTCGTCGCCCTCGGCCGGCTCCTCGAGCGCTACCCCGGGATCACGCTCGCCGCCGGGCCGGACGACCTGCGCTGGCGGCGCAGCGTCCTGCTGCGCGGGCTGCGCGAGCTCCCGGTCCGCCTGGGCTGA